A genomic stretch from Limanda limanda chromosome 11, fLimLim1.1, whole genome shotgun sequence includes:
- the them4 gene encoding acyl-coenzyme A thioesterase THEM4 — protein MTRSLGGLLFRGVHSLTSIPAGRTQLGHLASGAAVRTVMTLPSFLSPKPRDFSLPNSSWGSEMLRLHEHYNSQCEGENEEGEKDGGEKDGGEKDGGFWLRLPSYNRSLKYATGGVYLSKIVQANARLFTRNIREQGAGFEYVVFVNKKEKKCVGIFQAGHLLEGPPGCVHGGAIATMIDTVTGTHASVVSRPVMTANLNINYRSPIPLGNTVLIESSLDSREGRKMFISCKVTSADGSKLHTEATALFLSVNFSHLLKGG, from the exons ATGACGAGGAGCCTCGGGGGGTTGTTGTTCAGAGGCGTCCACAGCCTCACCTCCATCCCGGCCGGGAGGACCCAGCTCGGCCACCTGGCTTCTGGCGCCGCGGTCAGGACCGTGATG ACGCTGCCGTCGTTTCTTTCCCCCAAGCCCCGGGACTTCAGCCTGCCCAACTCCTCTTGGGGCTCAGAAATGTTGAGGTTGCACGAGCATTACAACAGCCAGTGTGAGGGGGAGaatgaggaaggagagaaagacggaggagagaaagacggaggagagaaagacggaGGGTTTTGGCTGAGACTGCCAAGTTACAATCGCTCCCTCAAGTATGCTACAG GTGGAGTTTACCTCAGTAAGATTGTCCAGGCAAATGCTCGTCTTTTCACCCGTAACATCCGAGAGCAGGGGGCAGGATTTGAATACGTTGTGTTTGTTaacaaaaaggagaagaagtgcGTGGGCATTTTCCAGGCTGGACACCTTCTAGAGGGGCCACCagg TTGTGTCCACGGGGGGGCGATAGCCACTATGATTGATACCGTGACAGGGACTCATGCCAGTGTAGTGTCCAGACCTGTCATGACCGCCAACCTCAACATCAACTACCGCAG TCCCATCCCACTTGGAAACACAGTGTTGATTGAATCCTCTCTGGATTCCAGGGAAGGcaggaaaatgtttatttcatgtAAAGTCACCAGCGCTGACGGCTCGAAACTGCACACAGAAGCAACAG CACTGTTCCTGTCAGTCAATTTCAGTCATCTATTGAAGGGAGGATGA